The genomic window GAGTCTCAATCGATCTTTTCTAGGATTCCAACTCACGCTACGCACGAAGATTTTTCTATTGATAGAGTTAAGGGCTCGGCTCCCCCGACTCTAAAAGGTTAGGTTACTACCAACTTGACTCTACGGAAGATGTGTACTTTGTATTGTCTGGgggttatattatgggatggagagagtacaagttgaagaaaaaaaatattaagtaCATATTAGTTATAGCTAAGAAACGGTGATATTGTTTTTCATATATAACCCTTAAATTGATACCCGAGATCTTCTATAGCTGCTGTAGTAGATATATCCATTTTCGcagtaaattaattattaaaaaaatagggcACAATATAGCACGAGTAGTGCACGAGACAACAAAGAAATTATTGATGAGGTAGCTAGCTTTAAGCTGTTGTGGGAGGTCATCGCCTCACCAACTGCATGCTAAATATATCGATAGATATATTATGCTTTGTTATATTCTGTCTTGCCTAACCGGCCgcatctcccccttcctccacTCACTTTAAGCATCGATCACTGCTTGGTACTACTACGTCGCTTAATCACTTCTTGATTCCTTTGCTAACCTACTACTCCACTACTTGGCCTGCCACAGTTTgatagctagcttagctagctagcgatcGATCGACGTCGTCGTTGATCcatcgccaccggcgccggcggcgatgtgCCTCCCGTTCCTCTGCGGCGGTGACGACCCCGTGAAAAATAGCGAGGtacggccgccggcgaggcacCCGAGAGAAGGTCcaaacgacggcgacggcggccacaaGCCATCACCACCTCCGCAGGCCGGCGGCGCTGTCAACGGCAACGGGGGAGCTGCTCCTGctccggcgacgtcgccggACACCGAGGTCCAGGCGCCCACCTATGGCGATAAACAGATCAGTCGTCCGAAGGAAGGCGCAGCTGGGAAGCCGCCTACGGTGGTCCCGGCGGCGAATCATCCGCAAGCTCCCACCGGCGACGAGGCTAAGAAgggtcacggcggcggcggcgccgtcggtcGCCGCAATGGAATTTCGTCCACGGTActcacggcgccgccgccagtggGACCCATGGCTGCTCCAGCGACGACAGTGAAGGatgctcctcctgctgctgctgctgccgccaacG from Oryza glaberrima chromosome 6, OglaRS2, whole genome shotgun sequence includes these protein-coding regions:
- the LOC127777475 gene encoding uncharacterized protein LOC127777475; the encoded protein is MCLPFLCGGDDPVKNSEVRPPARHPREGPNDGDGGHKPSPPPQAGGAVNGNGGAAPAPATSPDTEVQAPTYGDKQISRPKEGAAGKPPTVVPAANHPQAPTGDEAKKGHGGGGAVGRRNGISSTVLTAPPPVGPMAAPATTVKDAPPAAAAAANDVHGDADEQHPGYGDHGEVDDRKPRRRSWL